ACGCCGAGTCCGGTACATGATCGGCCCGGGGGGAGTCGACTCCTTCCGCACAACCATGCGTCGGGTTCGGCCGTCTCCTCCAGTGACCGGTGGACGCCCGGCGCGCCGCCGACGCCTTGAAGGACGGACCCTGACGTGACGGACCGCGCAGGCACGCCCGCCGAACCGGATCCCCCGGCCACGGAGGACGAGGACACGGCACCCGGCGCTCCGGAGAAGCCGCGCCGGCGCCACTGGCTGCGCTGGACCGCCCTCGGTTGCGCGGTCGTCGTGCTGGCCGCCGCCGGGGTCGGCTGGTGGTTCTACCGCAAGCTCGACGACAACATCACCACGGACACCACCGCCGCCGCCGAGCTGGAGAAGTACGAGAAGGAGCGCCCGCCCGCGGGCACCTCGGCCGCCCGGAACATCCTGCTCATCGGCTCGGACACGCGGGCCGGCGAGGGGAACCGCAAGTACGGCAGGGACCGGGGCACCCAGCGTTCCGACACGACGATCCTGCTGCACCTCGCGGCGGGGAAGTCGAGCGCGACGGCCGTCTCGCTGCCCCGGGACCTGATGGTGACGATCCCGAGCTGCCGCAAGCCGGACGGGACCCGCACGCGGGAGCAGTTCGCTCAGTTCAACTGGGCCTTCGAGTTCGGCGGGACGGCGTGCACGATCCGCACCGTCGAGAAGCTGACCGGGATCCGGGTCGACCACCACATGGTGATCGACTTCCGGGGCTTCAAGAAGATGGTGGACGCCGTGGACGGGGTGGAGGTCTGCCTCAAGGAGCCGGTGAACGACCGGGACGCGAAGCTGAAGCTGCCCGCGGGCCGCCAGACGCTCAACGGGGAGCAGGCCCTCGGCTTCGTACGGGCCCGCAAGTCGATCGGGAACGGCAGCGACACGGAACGCATGGACCGCCAGCAGCAGTTCCTCGGCGCCCTCGTCAACAAGGTGCAGAGCGACGGGGTGCTGCTCAACCCGACCAAGCTCTACCCGGTCCTGGACGCGGCCACGAAGGCGATCACCACGGACCCGGGGCTCGACTCGCTGCGGGACCTGTACGACCTCGCGCGGGGCATGCGGGCCATCCCGACGGACAAGGTGCAGTTCCTCACGGTCCCGCGCCGGTCCTACCGGTACGACGCGAACCGGGACGAACTCGTACAACCGGCGGCGAGTGAGCTCTTCAAGCAGCTGCGTGAGGACAAGCCCGTTCTGGTGACACCCGACAACGAGAAGAAGGACGGGAAGCCCGATGACGCGGACTCACCGATGCCCTCCGCGACACCGACCTTCACGGGACGGAACGCTGCGGAAGGGGTGTGCGAGTAAAGCGCATCCCAAAGGGAGCGCGGGGAGCGATGAGGTTTGGGCAAATTGCCCGGTTGTAAGGGGCGTGGAATTTGTCACGGACGTCGCCCCACGCTGAACTGGGCGGATAGTGTGACGCGATCCGGTGCACCTCGACCGCGTGGTCGCACTCACCAAGGATCGAACGACCGAGAGAGCGGCGCCCTGTGGGGGAGGCGCCTCGCGTGGCACCGACGGAGGACTCGAGTAACCGTGGACGCGCACAGCCGTGGACGGGCGGACGAGATCGACCCCGCCGACCAGTGGGTCCTCAACCCGCAGACGGGCAACTACGAACTGCGACTGGACCGCTCCGCTGGGCAGCCGCGGCCGCAGTCCCCGTCCCGCTCCCGCAGATCCCCCTCCACCGCACCCGCGCCGTCCGAGGCGCCCGTCCCCGGCCAGCGCCGCCGCAGGGCCGAGGAGCCCGATGGCGGCCAGATCCCGGCGCAGGGCCGCCGCAAGCGCAAGCAGGGCGCGAGCCGCAAGAAGAAGGTCCTGCTGTGGACCGGCGGCACGATGGCCTTCGTGCTCGTGGGCGGCGCGGCCGGTGCGTACGCGATCTACAACAAGCTCAACAACAACCTCGACGTCGTCGACGTCGTCGGCAAGGACACCAACGCCGGCTTCGCCAAGGGCAAGGCCTTCAACATCCTGGTCATCGGCACCGACAAGCGGACCGGCGAGGGCAACGCGGGCTACGGCGACAAGAACAGCCCCGGCCACGCCGACACCACGATCCTCTTCCACGTCTCCAAGGACCGGACGAACGCCACCGCGCTGTCCATCCCGCGCGACATGAAGACGGACATCCCCGACTGCCAGACGCGCCAGACCGACGGGACCATCAAGACGATCCCCGGCGAGTCCGACGTCCGCTTCAACGTGAGCCTCGGGCAGAACGGCCGCGACCCCGGCTGTGTCATGCGTACGGTCGAGGAGCTGACCGGCGTGACGGTCGACCACTTCATGATGGCCGACTTCAACGCCGTCAAGGAGATGACGACCGCGGTCGGCGGCGTGAAGGTCTGCGTCGAGAAGGCCGTGAACGACCCGAAGTCCCATCTGAAGCTGCCCGCGGGCGAGTCGGTCATCCAGGGCGAGCAGGCCCTCGCCTTCGTCCGTACCCGGCACAGCTTCGGCAACGAGAGCGACCTGGACCGCATCAAGGTCCAGCAGCAATTCCTGAGTTCGATGATCCGCCAGATGAAGTCGGACGACACGCTGACGGACCCGGGCAAGCTCCTCGACCTCGCCAACGCGGCGACGAGCGCGCTCACCGTCGACTCCGGCATAGGTGACCTGACCAAGCTCCAGGGCCTGGCCCGCGAGTTGTCCTCGATCGACGCCAAGAACATCGCGTTCACGACGCTCCCGGTCATCGACAACCCCGCCGAGAAGATCAGGGCGACGGTCGTCCCCGACCCGGTCAAGGCACCGCAGCTGTTCGCGATGCTCCAGTCCGACACCTCGCTCACCGAGGTGAAGAAGCAGCAGCAGGACGCCAAGAACGCGCAGGCCGCGCTCCTCAAGGGCACCCGGTCCACCGCCGCCGAGGTGCGCGTCGACGTCTACAACGGCAGTGGCATCCGGGGGGCGGCCCAGTCGACCATCGTCTGGCTGCAGAACGACCAGGGTGTGAACCGCTCCACCAACAAGAGCAACGCCCCCGAGAAGGCGGCGAAGACCACGCTCGAGTACGCACCGAACCAGGCCGATCAGGCCCGCAAGCTCGCGGACATGATGGGTCTGCCGGCCACGGCTCTCAAGCCGGGCACGCAGAACGCCGGGGAACGCGAGCCCATGACGCTCGTCCTCGGCGCCGACTTCAAGGGCGCGGGGGTGCCCATCACCGGACCGGCAAAGGCGCCGAAGGATCTGGAGAAGGTAGCAGCTGACAAGCAGGTGTGCGCCAAGTGACCCGGAAACGCCGGGACTTGACGGACTCCTGATCTGACGAGGGGACCTGGGGTGGGACAGAGCAGCGTGCGTGGGGAGGGAACGCGGAAGAGCGTTCCGCGCGCCCGTGAACTGGGCTGGGACGACGACCTGTACGGCGCCGGCGAGGCGACCGGCGCGGGGGCCGAGACTTCCGAGGAGGACAGCTCCTCCGCACCGAGCCGCGCCGAGCGCCGGCGCGGTGGCGGGAAGGGCGGCGGCACGGGTCCGAACGGACGCGCGGCCGCGCGCCGGCGGGCCAAGAAG
This is a stretch of genomic DNA from Streptomyces sp. R44. It encodes these proteins:
- a CDS encoding LCP family protein: MTDRAGTPAEPDPPATEDEDTAPGAPEKPRRRHWLRWTALGCAVVVLAAAGVGWWFYRKLDDNITTDTTAAAELEKYEKERPPAGTSAARNILLIGSDTRAGEGNRKYGRDRGTQRSDTTILLHLAAGKSSATAVSLPRDLMVTIPSCRKPDGTRTREQFAQFNWAFEFGGTACTIRTVEKLTGIRVDHHMVIDFRGFKKMVDAVDGVEVCLKEPVNDRDAKLKLPAGRQTLNGEQALGFVRARKSIGNGSDTERMDRQQQFLGALVNKVQSDGVLLNPTKLYPVLDAATKAITTDPGLDSLRDLYDLARGMRAIPTDKVQFLTVPRRSYRYDANRDELVQPAASELFKQLREDKPVLVTPDNEKKDGKPDDADSPMPSATPTFTGRNAAEGVCE
- a CDS encoding LCP family protein, coding for MDAHSRGRADEIDPADQWVLNPQTGNYELRLDRSAGQPRPQSPSRSRRSPSTAPAPSEAPVPGQRRRRAEEPDGGQIPAQGRRKRKQGASRKKKVLLWTGGTMAFVLVGGAAGAYAIYNKLNNNLDVVDVVGKDTNAGFAKGKAFNILVIGTDKRTGEGNAGYGDKNSPGHADTTILFHVSKDRTNATALSIPRDMKTDIPDCQTRQTDGTIKTIPGESDVRFNVSLGQNGRDPGCVMRTVEELTGVTVDHFMMADFNAVKEMTTAVGGVKVCVEKAVNDPKSHLKLPAGESVIQGEQALAFVRTRHSFGNESDLDRIKVQQQFLSSMIRQMKSDDTLTDPGKLLDLANAATSALTVDSGIGDLTKLQGLARELSSIDAKNIAFTTLPVIDNPAEKIRATVVPDPVKAPQLFAMLQSDTSLTEVKKQQQDAKNAQAALLKGTRSTAAEVRVDVYNGSGIRGAAQSTIVWLQNDQGVNRSTNKSNAPEKAAKTTLEYAPNQADQARKLADMMGLPATALKPGTQNAGEREPMTLVLGADFKGAGVPITGPAKAPKDLEKVAADKQVCAK